A window from Erythrobacter sp. YJ-T3-07 encodes these proteins:
- a CDS encoding sigma-70 family RNA polymerase sigma factor encodes MSGHPAPAADPVEFKRELTGVVPHLRAFARGLCGRPDMADDLVQETLMKAWAAQERFEPGTSMRAWTFVILRNAYLTDMRRNRFRGEYDENVAERILTAPAGQEEPIHLSDMHRALLTLPPERREALLLVGAGGFSYEEAANICGCAVGTIKSRVGRARAALNAMLADGDIPRRSIDDDTAHRAILEELDDVAAGNGLAEPTNGRS; translated from the coding sequence ATGAGTGGTCACCCCGCACCAGCCGCCGATCCGGTCGAGTTCAAGCGTGAACTGACCGGTGTGGTCCCGCACCTGCGCGCTTTCGCGCGCGGGTTGTGCGGCAGGCCAGATATGGCCGACGACCTCGTGCAGGAAACGCTGATGAAGGCGTGGGCCGCGCAGGAGCGGTTCGAGCCGGGCACCAGCATGCGCGCGTGGACCTTCGTGATCCTGCGCAATGCCTACCTCACCGACATGCGCCGCAACCGCTTTCGCGGCGAATATGACGAGAATGTCGCCGAACGCATCCTGACCGCGCCTGCGGGCCAGGAAGAGCCGATCCACCTGTCCGACATGCACCGTGCGCTGCTGACCCTCCCGCCCGAACGGCGCGAGGCACTGCTGCTGGTGGGCGCGGGCGGCTTCTCTTACGAAGAAGCGGCCAATATCTGCGGCTGCGCGGTCGGCACGATCAAGAGCCGCGTGGGCCGCGCCCGCGCCGCGCTCAACGCGATGCTTGCCGATGGCGATATTCCACGGCGCTCGATCGACGACGACACCGCCCACCGCGCGATTCTGGAAGAGCTGGACGATGTCGCGGCGGGCAATGGTCTGGCCGAACCGACCAATGGGCGCAGCTGA
- a CDS encoding NepR family anti-sigma factor, which yields MNEKHTPDTQGQHAKATGKDGASMEEPRWADSLRSLYDSVVDEPIPDSFKDLLAQFDDPEKDADKGGGKS from the coding sequence ATGAACGAAAAACACACACCGGATACGCAGGGCCAGCACGCCAAGGCGACTGGCAAGGATGGCGCGAGCATGGAAGAGCCTCGCTGGGCGGACAGCCTGCGAAGCCTGTACGACTCCGTGGTCGACGAACCGATTCCCGACAGCTTCAAGGATTTGCTCGCTCAGTTCGACGATCCTGAAAAGGACGCCGACAAGGGCGGTGGCAAGTCATGA